The genomic stretch GTGCAGGGTTGAGGGGGAGGTCGCGGCAGAGAACTCCGTCGTCGGAGGAGGGAGGAGAAAGGGGGAAAGTGAGATCTCTGGTGATGGAACCGTCAGGGTTACGGGAGATCCTCAACACCTTGTAGGGATCCATGGAGGCGCAATCAGTGCTCTTCTAGATCTTTCCGCCAGTAATCAAAGTAAAGATGAGAGGAAGATGAGCTGAGGAAGATCCACGGAGGAACAACTCTTGACACAGAAGAAGAGCTAGGGCACGCTCCTGCCGTCCTGTCTCTGCCATTGTCGGCTAGATCAGGAGTAAATAACGTGTCGCTATCTTGGTAGTTCAATGGTTAAGACTTGAGACATTGTCTATTCGCGCAGTTAAACATTGTCGGCCATGATTTCACTATCAGTGGCTGTGATTTCGCAACCCTAACTGTGCTTGTGCAGCAACGTGCAGATCATCCATGGTGGCACCGCCCACCGGTATCGACAAGCAAACGATCAAGAAGATGAAATATTCTACACTATCTGCAGTTGCACAAGCCTAAAACAATGACCGGTTTTTGGGGAAAAAATAATTATGTATTCACCTCGTCGAAAATACATCTTTGCAAATGCCAATCATGATTACACATGCAATTTTAAACCAATTAACATACATTCACAACCGGATCGTGCAAATGAGAGCTCCGTCTGCAAAATCAAGAAAAAATGTGTATTCTTTTACCCTCCGCAAGCTTATGGTTTTCATTCTATTTCAAGAATCCTCAGTTATATGTGAAGATTAAAAAGGTGAAATCAGAATCACCTAAACAAGCAGcattaaaaagaaaaattgataGTAAAAACCATAAGTAGCAACGAGCAATATACCTAGGAAACTGATGAATGAGATGAGAACAAGGAGATAAGAAAATGCATGAAATAAACTGCAAGCAAAAACGCGGCCTAATTGACCAATGACTGGCCTAGGAATCAGAATAACCAACACACGGACAACATGATTAGGGAAAATTGGGAAGATAACACGATTATTTCCTTTCACTTGGCGCCTGCCAGTTGGCTGCGGAGGAGCTTGGCAGCTGCGACCATGTTGCTAAGAGCAGGCTTCACCTCACCATACTTGCGAGTCTTGAGCCCGCAGTCAGGGTTGACCCAGAGGATGTTGGTTTGTAGGACGGCAAGCATCTTGTTGATGCGGTCTGCAATCTCCTCAGTGGAAGGGATCCTTGGGGAGTGAATGTCATACACACCTGGGCCAATGCCGGCGCCGTACTTCACTCCCTCGCGGAACACTGAAAGCAACTTCTCGTCAGATCGGGAATTCTCAATGGTGATCACGTCGGCATCCATGTCAATGATGGAGTGGATGATGTCGTTGAAATTAGAGTAGCACATGTGGGTGTGAATCTGTGAATGCAAGATGACGAATGGTTGACAAAATAATCAAAGGATAATTATTCCTACACCATAAAACTTTGAATAGATTAATCATTTTTtaccagaaaaaaaaaaagattgatcATTCTCTTATAAATCATTTTTAATGGTTCCTTTTAAATCGTTCTTCCACGAAGCAAATTAATACATATCCTCTTTCTATCTAATGTTCTTaaagtaaatattttatttcacatCAAATAGGTTAACCAAGTGTTATAGGTGTAAAGAGTTGAGGAAAACCTGGGTAGTGTCATGGACGCCACAGTTTGTGATTCTGAAGGAATGAACAGCCCAGTCCAAATagaaagcttgctcagacttccgAAGAGGAAGGCCTTCACGTAGAGCGGCTTCATCAATTTGGATGACCTGTATACCAGCAGCTTCTAAATCCTCAACCTCTTTTTTGATAGCAAGAGCAATTTGGTAGCAAGTCTCAGACCTGATggcatatataattaattagatgCATAAGGTGAAGTCTATGTCTATCTCTAGGTTATAGTGAAATTGGCTCACCTGGGTTGGTCATTCCTTACAAAGGACCAGTTGAGAATTGTGACAGGGCCTGTCAACATACCCTTCATTGGGCGAGAAGTCATGCTTTGAGCTGTTTTAGACCAGAATACAGTCATCGCCTTGGGTCGGCTAACATCACCATAAATGATGGGAGGCTTAACACAGCGTGAACCATAAGATTGCACCCAGCCATTAACAGTGAATGCGAAGCCCGACAATTGTTCCCCAAAATATTCAACCATGTCATTTCtctaagaggaaaagaaaacaaaattgaaaTCAGAGTGATATGGGCTCCAAGCTAAGATACATGTATTCTCAGACATTCTTAATTTGAATGTAGACAATATGGCGCTTGTGCTCACCTCAGGCTCTCCATGGACCAAAACATCAATATCAAATTCTTCTTGGAGCTTGACAACTTTGCTGATTTCCTCTTTGATGGCCTTCACGTATTCTTCCTCAGAGATCCTGCAGAAATATCCAGGTGTTGAATACAAACAATGGAAGTCCAAAGAAAAAGTTAAATAGAAGAGTAAATTTTTAGAAAGCACCCACTTGTTTGCCTTGTATTCTCGTCGCACTCTTCGAAGATCCATTGTTTGAGGGAATGAACCAATTGTAGTAGTGGGAAGAATTGGAAGGTTGAGCTTTTTCTGCTGAGCATCTAGCCTGGCACTAACATTAGTGGGTCGGCGATGGTCAGATCCCTTCAAGGCAGCAGCCTACGCAAACCATCATTGAATTTGTTAGACATTCTGAGAAACCATAAATCAACCACAGGTCAAGATACTTACGTCTCTCTGAACTTCTTCATTGGTCACACGAGGGGAGGACTTTCTTGAGGACTGAGCAGCAGCATTGGCAGAGAAGAAACCCTGTTCATACAAAACAAAAATGCAATATAAGAAAACATGTGGAAACAAAACTGTGCATGGTCAACCGATCAAGATGACATGGACGAAATGCATATCGCTCTAAGATCAAACTTTCATGAATGACCAAAAGCTATACAAGATGTGCTACAATACCACCTCTGTGCCATAGACAGTCTGGCACAGAAGCGTACAAGCAGGCATCTTATGAAATCATAAACATGAAAGGGATGTATGGCATGATGCTGTGCCATTTGATTCAAATGATTCCAGATATCATAAGCTTTTGCCATCATTATGAAACCTAGAAACAGGAATTCCTTTTGTAGTGAGAACTACCTCATCCTTCTCACCAGCCAAGGCTTTAGCCAATGCATTTACTTCAACAACTTTTTGAGCCGCAAAAGCAAGCCATGACTTGATCTCACTATCAAGTTTTGTCTCGTTGACAAGGTCGACAGCCGTGTGCATGAGTGAGCATGAAGTTGAGACGACAAGCTTATCTACAGACAAACATTAAATAATATCAACTGCATTTTCAAGAACAACAAGAattggaaagaaagaaaaggcattACACTAATACCTTTTCCCACAATGGCCTCAAGACCCACAAGAATGCTGAGAGAGGAAGCAAGATCATTTGCCCAAATGTTCCTTCCATCAACGACTCCAGCAAAAAGATATTTGCCAGCTGGGAAGCCAGCAGTCTTGATCAAGTCAAGTGTCTGGGTTCCACGAACAAGATCAAAACCAAAACCGCGAACACCCTTCAAAGCAGTAACAGTCCTGAAAAGCACAAAGCAATCATGAATTCTTCCAAGAAGAAAGATAGAATATGGTATTAGTAAATATAAGCCAACTAACTTGTATGCTTCTGCAGGGATATCAGCAAAGTAAGTCTCAATGAACACATCCAAACCATCAAGAGATGATTCTAATTCTGAGTAAGCCTTTGTGAATGCCTCCAACTGATGAGACTGAAGATCCATGACAAGTGTTGGCTCATCAAACTGAATCCATGTAGCACCAGCTGCCTTCAGCTCAgcaataacttccctattttttgtGATATTATAAGTACAAAATTACAAGATATAGAGAACGTATAGAATGGTCTACAATGCTTACTTGTAAATGGGCAAAATGCTTTCCaaaagagagaggggagaaaaTGACTTCTCAGCACCTCTAGAAGGTTTCGAGAGCAACAAGTATGTTACAGGACCAATGAGAATGGGGACAGTCTCAATTCCCAACTGCATGATTGAAGATGATAAACTCAGATCATAGAATAAGTTGCTTAAGAAATTTGCAGTATATAAAGCTAAAATGAACACTTTCGCCTATCTCCAATCATGATAACTCTTTGAATAGGAACTAATAGTTGCTGTGATGTGCCCCCAAAATGTCATGCTAATAGGATATCTAATTCATTGTAGACCTAAATCCAATATGATAGTTCTAAAATTGGAATcacaaaagaaaattcaaatttaactaaaaaaGAGAAGGAATCAGGAACATACCGCCTTCGCTTCCTTGTACTCAGACACTGCCTTGCGAGAGGAGTATGAGAATTTGGTGTGCGGGCCCAACTCGGGTACAATAAAATGACTATGAAGGAAATTAAACTGTGTtagtaaaaaaatacaaaaataaaagaataaacaaTTTCAATCAAAAGAAGCTCAAAAACGCTTACTAGTTGGTGTCGAACCACTTGGTCATCTCCATAGCAGGAACAGAGGCATTTCCCCTAGCCATAGAGAAATAGATATCAAATCCAATCTCTCCACCAGTATAATTGTACCTCTCAGGTACAGCACCAACCATTGCTGTGGTATCAAGCACTTGATCATAGTAAGAAAATGTATTGCTGGGGATGTATTTGATTCCAGCATCAGCCATTTGCTTCCATATGGAAGATCTGAGTTCAGCTGCAACCTTTTGCAAATCATCAGCACTGCTCTTCCCATCCCAAAATGATTCTAAAGCAAACTTGAGCTCTCTCTTGGGGCCCATGCGAGGATATCCAACAATGTGTGACGCCATTTTCCTATTACATGTCAAGAAAATGAAACTAAGTTTTCAGGAAAAAAAGTTCCCTGTCAAATGGATCTACACAATTTGTAAATTATCACTTTAGTAGAAACATGAAATGATAACATTCACAACAAAGAAAGAATTAATAGTACTCCACACCCAATTAGCTACTTAAGAACTCTGGAATGCATCTAGCTTCTTATTTCACATTATCACGTATGAATACCTAGTCGATCTGAATTTAAAGTAATGAAGCTATCTTTTCAATAACAACGAGGATATCAGTCAGGTGCCAACAATGCCAGAGCAGTAGGTTGATCCTGTGAGCATCTGTACATTGTTATCTCGTCCATCAATTGCACAAGCAAAACCCATTAACGATAAAAATAAATCACTATAGTATTGTGCCAGCCGTCAAAAAATCACAAGCAACTTAAATAACAACGAAAACAGAATTGAACTGATAACGAAAAAGATGGGGGAAACTAAATAAGGAAGCAAAATCATCAGTCGACGAACAAACAAACTAGATTGAAGGTAGGAATGCCGAATGCATGGTCGATAAAGATCTGATGCCCTCAGTTATGAGACTCGAAAATAGATAGCCAGAGAACTGGCATACAAAAACTAAACATGAACAGAAGTAAATCAAATCAACTAAGCAAACCCAGATCTAGACGTTACGATACTGAAAATTGATGGCATGTGAACTAAACAAAAAGGATTCAGTCTTTTTTAGGCAAAAACGTCAGATCTACTTCGTTCAAATCATCCGTAACCCAGAAAGATGAGTGGATCTAACATTTCAATTGAGCAGAAAGGATCGCCAGCCAGCCCGAAAGAATATTCACGAGAAATAGTTGCATTCAAAAACAGATCTGGAAGCAAACAACCTACTCATACAGATCTAGAACGAACAAAGACAGATCCAGAGTGGATAAATCTCGGAAGAAATTCCGCCAAAAAGATAGCTCGTAAAACAAAATGAAGAAGATCCACCATATGATGCAGAAATCAAATCTCATATCGTTAGCAAAGATCACTAAGTAGTAAGACCTTAAAGAAACCAAAGTCAAGATGCTTCTAGGTTGGATCATACCCAGAAAAGTGTTCTACATAGATCTTAAAACGAAAACTATGATGGAAGGAGAACGCGAATCGAGTGGAGACGCGGAAATCGCAAGAACAGAGAGCTCACCTTGGAGAGCGGAGAAGGAAGCGGTGCCAAGGAAGAGCAATGGATCGCGAAGCGTAAAGCGCGAGTGGGAGAGGGGGTCTGTGGCGCCTTTTATGGACAGCTAGCTCGCCTCAGATGCATCGCACCAACAAAGCTAATAAAACCAaatgaaaatatatttaattattttttacaatAAAACATAACTAAAATGGGTAAATGTAATGCAATTTGCAAATAAAAAACTTCACTTGATCATTCGCGCTTTAAttaacttttttaattttttatattttttttatcgttTTACCAATGaactattattaaaatattattttaaatttaattattcaaatagTAATAAATTGGTTTATCTCTTTGAGTTAATCGGTTGCGCACACTAAATAAATTGAATAATTTTATATTCATtcaacatataaattaattaaataaataaatttagataactttttaattaaatatataaatatttagtttattaatatttataaataaatgatTATAAATTATTCATAAATAATATCTATAAATTGAAGCTCAAAAAcctctaaataaatttttttaaaaaaagaaacgaAATCAAACTTAATAAATTGTTTTAGTAACTTAACTCAGCAACATCAGTTTAActcagggggcgtttggttctttcataggaataggaatcggaatgggaatcattgtattgtggaatgggaatgggtatgagcatggatatcactcttaaaagcaatgtttggttagttgtatatcttctatcggaataaatcaaagtttccttttttactcttaaaggaaaatacaagaaaaaattagatgtgagagaaagatgaatgtgagagaaaaatatgatgaaagagaatgatgagagagaaggtattatgagagagaaagtgtgataagaaagaatgaagagagagaaagtgtgataagaaagaatgaagagagagaaagtgattggaaagagcatgatgagagaaaatatgatgtgagagaaagtatgataggagaggatgaagagagagaaaatatagtgagaaaaaaatgaggagatagtgtgtcatgagagagattgaggagagagaaagtatggtgagagaaaaagagaacagtaaatatgatgggagagattgaggagagagaaagtatgataagagagaaaatgtgttgaggaaaaaagtaAGTGTGAtcagagagattgaggagagagaaagtatgatgagagagacagtgtgttgatgaaaaaaaaaagagtaagtgtgataagagagattgaggagagagaaagtatgatgagaaaaaaaatgtgatgggagagattgaggagagagaaagcatgatgagagagaaagtgtgatgaggaaaaaaataaggaagagaatgcgatggaagagattgagaagagagaaagtatgatgagagagaaagtgtaatgagaaaaaaaaaggaaagagagtgtgataggagagattaaggagagagaaagtgtgtgataaaatgatgagagagaaactatgatgagagagaaaaatataatgagagagaataaggagagataagtgatatgaaagaaaaaataaataaatatattttgatatttgatattaatggagaaaattttagttttaagtcaagggtatttttggaataagagaatattttgattgatgaaaatagggtaatgactcattgaaggggggggtatatgggaatgagttattacccaatttcaaggattcattcccttatttgtattcctattcctataatccaaacattaacaatgggaatcaatgatttctattcccattccccactcctattaccctaaatCAAATGCCCCCTCAATTTATTTCGTTTATGATCCTATGTTCGATATAATTTCAACGTACTAATAAGGAATTGGCGGATAGTAGGTGGACGACGAGTTGGTGATTAACATAGGTTCAGAAAGTATATTTAGTCCACAAATTAgctaaacaaaattaattaatgatttataTATTTATCTACGTACTATACTACTTAACTCGTTTCACAGGATATTGTGGTAATTACGATATGGAATATTATCATATCAGATCTTAGTGTTGAAACTTAGTATGTATGATCATGTTTTTCTTTATATCTTAGTCACTGCATTAATGATTAGTAATCATCCGTGATTCATCTCATCTGTGTTAAGATTAACAAGAGGAGTAGGGCAAACAAATCACTTGTTGTCACATTTATccaataatatttaataaaataaagaatataaTCTAACAATGTTTGGAAACTTAATACATGTtggaaattttaatatttatttgatgATAAGAGCATCCATAATGAATCATCATTATAACACTCAATATCTCATAAAAAGTATATGGTTCACTGTAACATACtcattataaaaatatatctctttcatttatatttattttaacattaacactcattatttatgtgtTCCACCATTCACTtcattatcttaaaattatattatattaaataaatatattttaaaatatttaatttatttttattattttaataataatattactttaaaaaagtaatgttttgaaaaaataatattaaaagttTTACAGTTTAAACAAAGAAAAGATAAAGTGGAGCCTTCAAAGATATGACctctctctctcctctaataCTCACAAAAGAGGATGTTAAATAAGTATTATAATACTTATTTAATATGTATTATGGGTGTCCTAATAAATTATATGCCTATTAATTAATTCGTGGCCCaattaaaatcaactttattTAATTAGATTAGTGGTTAATAAAAGACATTTGAATATCGCAAATTGTGTAATTTGTGTTCACTGATAATGTAATTATGTCTTGCTGTTTTGAATTAAGTAGCTCGTTGCGTTCATTATTATGTAATAATCAAATGGAACTTAAACTCCAAGAGTATAAATCAAAATGATTTGGTTATTAGGAAACACACAAGAAAGGTTAGATAGTGTGAAGATAAAGTCACACTATCGTGCTACAACGATAGTGTGGATTTATGTCTAGTAAAAGGTAAATTTGATAGTGTGAATTTATTGGCCTCACGGATTGGCGTAAATGATTCCTGCATTAGTTATCACAGATAAGCATGGGGGTATGCGGAAGCCCCGTGGATTATCCCAATCCTCTCTATACAAGCTACACTGTTATTGGATGATGCCCTTTGCAATTTACGATCTAACCGGAGGACGACAATACTTAATGGGATGAGCCTTATGATCttatattatagatattgtgaatttatcattaaaattaagggtgagtattcggttaatttagtattaattttatataattttttttattttttaaataaatttggttAACTCAATATTAACTGaaataattgatttttaatttgatttgattaattaaattttagtaaaattttgatttaattctgttaCCCAATATTAAATAGATTTTTGATTAATTTATGAACCGAATTAACTGAATTTTCACCCCTAATTAAGATAGTCTTTCAAAGTCAACTTTAATTTTAACATCAAACTAAAGTGTAATTCTCAGTCATAAACAATTTTTAATATTCACTCCTCGGTAGAAAATCTTATTTTACACTCACTAaacttatttttataaatttactcctattaatttcttttcctttccccCATTTCTTCCCCAGACACTAGGGTTATGTAAAAAAAATCGAGAAATCAAAAATTAGACTGGAACTGATAGCTTACCAGTTATGGTTTAACGGTTAACTGTTAACCGATTTTAATCGATTCTGATTAATCAATTTTTACTAATTTATCAATCGGTTTCCAATTTAGGATTTTTTACCAATTTAACCATTAAAATCAGAAATCGACCTGATAAACTCAGGGTGTGCGTGGAGTGAATAAATTTGAGAATTTCATAAATTGAGAATTTGGGAGGAGAGAGTTAGAGAGAGATGATTGACAAGGAGTTTTCTAATTTATGTTTACTTTTTAGAGGGTGTTTGACTTTGTTTATAAGCTCTACAAAACatcttataagttgttttagaatttataagttcttcaaatttgtttagtattttttttttaaaacagcttacaagctgtcaaaataagttatttgacagcttataagctgtttttaaaaaagtaagaGAGAccctactttttttttaaaaaaa from Zingiber officinale cultivar Zhangliang chromosome 5B, Zo_v1.1, whole genome shotgun sequence encodes the following:
- the LOC121984874 gene encoding 5-methyltetrahydropteroyltriglutamate--homocysteine methyltransferase 1-like, which codes for MASHIVGYPRMGPKRELKFALESFWDGKSSADDLQKVAAELRSSIWKQMADAGIKYIPSNTFSYYDQVLDTTAMVGAVPERYNYTGGEIGFDIYFSMARGNASVPAMEMTKWFDTNYHFIVPELGPHTKFSYSSRKAVSEYKEAKALGIETVPILIGPVTYLLLSKPSRGAEKSFSPLSLLESILPIYKEVIAELKAAGATWIQFDEPTLVMDLQSHQLEAFTKAYSELESSLDGLDVFIETYFADIPAEAYKTVTALKGVRGFGFDLVRGTQTLDLIKTAGFPAGKYLFAGVVDGRNIWANDLASSLSILVGLEAIVGKDKLVVSTSCSLMHTAVDLVNETKLDSEIKSWLAFAAQKVVEVNALAKALAGEKDEGFFSANAAAQSSRKSSPRVTNEEVQRDAAALKGSDHRRPTNVSARLDAQQKKLNLPILPTTTIGSFPQTMDLRRVRREYKANKISEEEYVKAIKEEISKVVKLQEEFDIDVLVHGEPERNDMVEYFGEQLSGFAFTVNGWVQSYGSRCVKPPIIYGDVSRPKAMTVFWSKTAQSMTSRPMKGMLTGPVTILNWSFVRNDQPRSETCYQIALAIKKEVEDLEAAGIQVIQIDEAALREGLPLRKSEQAFYLDWAVHSFRITNCGVHDTTQIHTHMCYSNFNDIIHSIIDMDADVITIENSRSDEKLLSVFREGVKYGAGIGPGVYDIHSPRIPSTEEIADRINKMLAVLQTNILWVNPDCGLKTRKYGEVKPALSNMVAAAKLLRSQLAGAK